The nucleotide window AAGGTGGTCGAGCTGGGCCTGGCGAATATGAATGAAGAAGCCACCAAGGTCCTCATGAAAGAGGCGTTGCCGTCACAACGTGCCTGGCTCATTACCTTGAGCGAGCTGGCGGACTTTGAATTCAAAGCGAGTGAAGACGCGGCCAAGGTGGCGGAGGAGCAGTACCAAAGCGCGCGCACGATGATGCTGGCGCTGAGTGCGCTGGCCATTGCAGCGGGCATTGCAGCCGCGTTTTTTATCACCCGCTCGATAGTGTCCCCTATCACCACGGCCGTGCTGTTGGCGCAGACAGTGGCAGCGGGTGATCTGACATCGCGCATCGATGTCAGTTCGCGGGATGAAACAGGGCAACTGCTCTCCGCGATGCGGGACATGCAGGACAGCTTGGTGAAGGTGGTGTCGACCGTGCGTGCGGGCTCCGAGTCTGTGGCCACGGCCAGCTCGCAGATCGCGCAGGGCAACCATGACCTGAGCCAGCGCACCGAAGAGCAGGCCAGCGCCCTGGAAGAGACAGCAGCATCGATGGAAGAGCTGGGCTCCACCGTCAAACAAAACGCCGACAACGCGCGCCAGGCCAACCAGTTGGCCCAGAGTGCGAGCACGGTGGCGATCAAGGGCGGTGAAGTGGTGGCGCAGGTGGTGGACACCATGAAGGGCATCAACGACAGCTCCAAGAAGATCGTGGACATCATCAGCGTGATCGATGGCATCGCCTTTCAGACCAACATCCTGGCGCTGAACGCGGCGGTCGAAGCGGCGCGGGCCGGGGAGCAGGGTCGTGGTTTTGCCGTGGTGGCGTCCGAAGTGCGCAGCCTGGCGGGGCGCAGTGCCGAAGCCGCCAAAGAGATCAAGTCGCTGATCTCGGCGAGTGTGGAGCGGGTGGAAGAAGGCTCCGCGCTGGTGGATCAGGCGGGCACCACCATGAATGAAGTGGTGAGCTCGATCCGCCGGGTCACCGACATCATGGGCGAGATCAGCGCGGCCAGCAATGAGCAGAGCCAGGGCGTGAGCCAGATCGGCGAAGCGGTGCAGCAGATGGACCAGGTCACGCAACAAAATGCGGCGCTGGTGGAAGAGATGGCCGCCGCCGCGTCCAGCCTCAAAGGCCAGGCACAGGACCTGGTGGGTACTGTGGCGTCCTTCAAGCTGGCATAAGGCTCACGCCGCTGCGGCGGCGCGGGCTTTCATCCGGTCGATCTTGGGTTTCATGTAGAAGCCCATGAACAGGCCAATCACCAAGCCAATCGGCAACGAGCGGCTGAACGCGAGCCACCAGAAGCGGGCCAGCGTGGCGTCCCACGGGCTGTTGATGAGCGCAATGACCAGGGCCAGCACGCTTTCAATGACACACGCAGTCAGCAGCGACACCAAGAGCTTGCGCCAGAACGGCGCCAGGCGCGGCAGCAGCACCGCGGCCACATGCTCCAGATGGCCAATACCCATGAGGATGAGCGGCAGCACGACCAGGCTGGCGACAAAGTTGCGCGCCCAGGTGGCAGGAAACGCATCGCCCAGCCCCACGTTGGCCCAGGTCATGAAAGCACTGAGCAGCAGCGCCACGGTAGGCAGGATGAGGATATGGGGAAAGAGTTTGCGCACGGGAGAGGTTGGCAGCGGCGGCCATATAGTTGACAATCTCAACATTGTAGCCCTTATTGGTTGATATTGTCAACCAAATACGCCCATGCCTGTCACGCCCTCCAAGTCTTCTGCCGTGCCGCTGGCCGACCCTGCGGCCTCTGTACCAACCTTCGTCGCGTTCATGACGGCGTTTGGGGAGGCCCAGCAGTTGCTCAAAACACGCATGCAAAACGACGCCGAGCAGGGCCTGGGGCCGCTGCACCTGCGCGCGCTGTGCCTGTGCCAGCGCAACCCGGGCGCGCCGCAACAGCAACTGGTGCAGTCGCTCACCCGTGACAAGGGGCAGATCGCGCGGCTGATCCGCGATCTGGAAGAGCGCGGCCTGCTGGTGCGCACACCCGACGCGCGCGACGGGCGGGTCTGGCTGCTGACGGTGACGCCCGAGGGCGATAAAAAATGCGCCTGGTTTTCCGCACTGGAAGCCAGCGTGGCGCATGACCTGCTGGGTTCGCTGAGCGCGGCCGACAGCAAGCGGCTCAACCAAGTGCTGCAAACAGTGCAGGCGCAGCTGGACCGGCTGGGTAGCGATGTGTGAAAAGCGCTATTTATTTATAGAAATACAAAATTCTTTAATTTCTGTAGATTTATAGATATTTACAGACTATGAGAAGTGATTGCGTAGCGTCAGGCAGCAAGCAATTTATTTATAGATTTGATTAAATTATTTAATTTGCTAACATCTATGAATGCCAGCACAAAACACTAGACCCTCTGACTACCCGCAAGCCGTTGTCCAGCAGATTGCGTTGCTGGCGCAAAACATCGTCATTGCACGCAAGCGGCGCAAGGAGACGCAGGCGCAGTGGGCCAAGAAGCTGGGGGTTTCGCAGCCCACCATGGCGCGCATCGAAAGTGGGGACCCTTCGGTGGCCATGGCCTCGTATGTGATGTGCATATGGCTGATCAGCCCGTCCGCCACGCTGGCCGACCTGATCGCCCCGCAGCAGGACCAAGCGGCGTTGGAGCGCGAGATTGTGCGCATCCAATCGCGCGGTACACGCGTGGCTCTTGGTTCCGCGATTAAAGATATCGGCATAGGCGCAGCGCTCACAACCCGCATCGGTGCCACGCAAACCGCATCCGGACTGGCCGCATTGATCGCGGCACAGGGACTGGGCAAGCCCAAATGAATACTCCAGACATCCAGCCCGGCAGCTATGTGCCGCAAGACCGGCTCTACGTGTGGGCGCTGGTCAACCCTGCCAGCCCCGCGCTGGTGGGCGAGCTGCGGCTCTCGCCGCTGGTGCCCGACTGTGCCGTGTTTACCTATGCGCCCGCGTGGTGGAACTTCTCCCTGAGCGAAGACCTTCCGCTGATTGCCGGGCAAGACTTCAGCGTGGGGGAGCGCAGCAGCGTACCCGGCGCACTGGACGATGCGCGGCCTGACCGCTGGGGCGAACGCATCATCCGGCACATCGAACGCCCAGCCCGGCTGTCGGTGCTGGAGATGCTGCTGTTTGCGGGGGACGACCGGTTTGGGGCGCTGGGCATTTCGGTCTCTGCAGAGCAGTACATCCCGCGCCGCATCGGCCCTTACCCGCAACTGAGCGACCTGGCGCAACTGGCCCAGGCAGTGGAGGACGTTCAACAACAGGCACCTATCACGCCGCAGATCCAGCGTTTGGTGCAGCCAGGCGTTACCTTGGGCGGCGCGCGGCCCAAGGCTTTGCTGCAAACGCCCGACGGCCCGTGTGTGGTGAAGTTCAGCGAGCTGGACGACCCGGTAGACACGCCCTGCATAGAACACGCCACCATCACATTGGCCGCCACGGCGGGCATCACGGTCGCGTCCACAGGCTTACTGACACTGCCACCGCGCCATGGCAAGGCGCGCCATGCATTGACGATTCAGCGCTTTGACCGGCAGGGCACGCTGCGGTTGCATTGCCTGTCTGCCCACACCGTGCTGCGCGCAGCGCGCTTGCCTGAGAGCTACAGCGCGCTGGCCACCGTGTTGCTGCGCCTGGGCCACCCGGACCGTCAGGCTGCGATGCGCGAAGAGCTGTTCAAACGCATGGTGTTCAACATCCTCATGGACAACACGGACGACCATGAGCGCAACCATTGCCTGCGCCTGGGTTTTGACGGCTACTATGAACTGGCCCCGGCATTTGATGTAGTGCCCAGCATGCAGAACCTGGGTTACCAGGCGATGGTGGTGGGCGCACGGGGCACCGAGTCCACACTGGAAAATGCGCGGTCGGAGCACAAGGAATTTGGCATCTCCGCGCCACGTGCCCTCACATTGGTAGCAGACGTTGCACGTGCCGTAGACCGGTGGCAGGCGCATTTTCTGCAACTGGGCGTGTGTGCTGCAGACATGGCGCTGCTGCAAGCCAGCATCGACCGCGACGCCTTGCGGCTGCAGCGCAAAGAATTTTGCTCCTAATTTGATAGCTTCTTGCGCACATTCCACGGGGGCTGGAGCCCGATTTTTTGCCTAAACGCACCTTGGCTAGGTCTGCAGCGTCAGCAGCGCTTTAGCCCGCCCTAGGTCTACCGCGTGGCCTTCTGACAGGTCCAGAAAGTACGCCGACTGCCAGGCCTGTGTGGTCTGCGCCTGGCGGCTGGTGGTGGTGTCCCACGGCGGGTAGACACGCAGGGCGCGTTTGCCACCCACACCGTTTTTCGCCACCACGTCGTGTGCTGCGAGCGCCGCTTTGGGAAACACAAACTGGCCGAAATGCGGCCCGCTGCGGGCGCTGACCACAAACACGTCGATCGGGTCGCCCTGCTCAAACGGCTGTATGGGGCCGCGTCCCACACGTTTCCACAGCGTGACGAACTGGCCCACTTTGGTGGGCGTGGTTTTGGCGACGCGAAAACACACCCGAAGATCACCCAGGCGCAGGGTGTGGGCGGCGTAGTCGGCGCTCTCGGCCTCGGGCAATACGTCGGTACAAGCAAGGCCAATGGGCGCGTAGGCCAGGGCCTGCGCGGCCAGCAGATCGGGGTGGCTCATGCGGGCACGGGTGCCAACAGCGCCAGTTGCTGCGCAGTAAAGGGGTCCGCGGGCAAAAAGGTTTCCAGCGCCAGCTCTTGCAGCGTGATGTCCATGGGGGAGCCAAAAATGGTGACGGTGCTGATGAAGCTCAGCACGCCCTGGCTGCTTTGCAATTGGAACGGCATGACCACACCGCGCGTCTCGCCCTGCAGGTGCAGGCCGTCGGGCGCGTGGTGGGCGCTGTAGGTGTGCAGCTCGGCCATCAGCGCTTTGAGCTGCGTGTCTTGGGTGTTCTGGATTTGTTGTTGCAGGCGGGCAAAGAGGTGGTGCTTCCACTGCGCGAGGTTGAGGATGCGCGGGGCCAGACCCTGCGGGTGCAGACTCAGGCGCAGCACGTTGACAGGGTGTTGCAGCAGTTCAGGCGCCACATCGGTCAGGAACACGGGGACCATGCGGTTGGCGACCACCAGGTTCCAGTGGCGGTCCATCGCGAGTGCGGGGTTGGGTTCGTGGCAGCGCAGTATCAAATCGACCGCGGCGCGGGCCTCGGCCATGTCGGGGTGGTCCAGCGGGCGTTCGCGGTACATGGCGGCGTAACCGGCGCTGGTGAGCAGTGCGTTGCGCTCGCGCAGGGGCACGTCCAACCGTTCGGCCAGGCGCAACACCATGTCGCGGCTGGGCACGGAGCGGTCGGTCTCCAGAAAACTGACGTGGCGGGTGGAGATTTCGGCCTGGTGCGACAGATCGAGCTGACTCATGCGCCGGTGTTGCCGCCAGTGGCGCAGGTGCTGGCCAAAGCTGCTGTGCGCAGTGGTGGATGGCGTGGCAGACGTGGGAGGCAGGGCAGACATGGGCGCATATTAGCGGCGCAAACCCGCTTTGTGGCACACCCGCCATGACCTGTCAGGTAATGGACGCGCCGCGCCGCAAGCCGGAGCATGCAGGCTTCTTCAACCGCAAAGGAGTTCTCCATGACTGGCTACGCATCTTCTCAATCTACTTCCTCCACCCTGCCCGCAGGCACAGCGCGCTACCCGGCGTGGCTGCGCACGGTGCTGTGGGTGGATGGCATCACCGGCTTGGCATCCGGGCTCATGGGTCTGGCCGCGTCTGACTTGCAGGCCACGCTGCTGGGCCTGCCTGGAGCACTGGTACAGGCTAGCGCCATGGTGGTGCTGGTGTTTGTGGCGCTGATCGCTGTGCTGCTGGCCAAGTCGCAGGTGCCTGCGCTGGGCTTGCGCACGCTGGTGGTGGGCAATGCACTGTGGGTGGCGGCCAGCGTGATGGTGGTGGAGCTGCACTGGCCCACGCTGAACGCGCTGGGTGTGGCCTATGTGCTGCTGCAGGCCGGTTTTGTGGGGGCGCTGGCGTACCTGCAGGCCCGGGCGATGCGACGCTGAGAGACCGCAGAAAGCGCGCCTATGCGCAATGCTGTTACTCCTTTTTTAGGAGCTACTCACGCACTATCTATGAGGGCTACAGGCCAATTTGGCCTAAATTGTCTGCGGCGATTTGTCTGAAGCCTGCTGATATGCGCACGTCTACTGCGACTGCCGCCCAGAAGCTGCGGGCCAGGGCCAGGGCCTCTGCCCACACGGGGAGCGTGGCGGCGGTGGGTTGCAGGGGGCGCTCTGCAAAGTTGCGTGGCACGAGTTCGCCGCCGACGGGGGCGTAGTGCATGGGCAGCATGTCGTAGGCGGGGGCCAGCACCCAGTCGTCGTCTTGCAGCAGCAAGGAGATGTTGCCGTAGTGGCGGTCGGTGTTGGCGATGAGCACGCCATAGGCCTCCAGCAGGCGCAGGGTGCGGGCGTCTTCCGGGCGCAGCAGTTGGCGCTCTTGCATGCGGTTGGCGGTGGCGGCCCAGTTGTCCATCGCGCCCACGTATTCGGCGTCGTACACCATCAACGAGACCATGCCCACGCGGCCCGAGGCAGTGCGGTCAAAGCGCTCGGCCTCCAGAAACACGCGGCCGGCGCCGGTGAAGATTTGCGTTTTGGCGGCGCTGACGCCTGCATCGGCCAGCGTCTTTAACGCGAGGTGCTCACACACCAGCAGGTCGCGCGTGCGCTGGTCGGTGGGTGCATCGCCTGCGGGCGAAAACTTGACCAGAACAGCGCGCCCGGCGGTGGTCGTACAAAACTTGGGCTGCTCGCCCCCGGCGGATGAGCCGCCCAGGGTGCCTTGCATCGCAGCGTCGGCCAGGGCGGGGTAATCGTCTGCCGAGGCGGCGCGGCTGGCGCGCTCTCGCAGCGTGTGAAAGCGTGCAAAGGCGGGCTCGCCCACCACCAGATTGCCGGGCAGGTCGTCGCCATACAGGGCCAGGGCGCGCAGTACGTCGTCGTCGCTCCAATAGCGGGGGTCGTTGCCCAACTGCAAATCCGGGTGGCTGTGCGCAAAGGTGCGGCCCATGAAGCCCTGCGGGCGCATGTCGTCGAGAAACCAGGGCAGGCCGTCAAAGCGTTTGCTCAGGCCGTCCTCTTCATCCACCCACACCGCGCCGCTGGCCAGTGGCACCAGGCGCGCAAAGGGACTGGGCTGACCCTGTGCGTCAATGCGCATGACCGGAATGCTGCGCCCCACATCGCGCACAGTACGTGGCAGCACGTAGCGCCGTTTGCGCGCGGCCCCGACCTTTTGCACTTCGCCAGACTGGATGAGTGGCGCCATGGCGCGCGACACGGTAGGCTGGCTGACGCCGAGCTGGGCCTGCAGCTCGGCGCTACTGAGCGCGCCGCCCTGGCGCAGTAAGGCCTGGAGTATGGTTTGGGCAAGGTCGGCGGGACGGGGCATGAATGATTATATGAATAGATAATTTCAACTAAAAGTTATTTAACAACAATGGTTTAGATAGAATTGTGAATAGATTTTTATGAACACGCAGTCCATACCTGCAGCACACGCTGTGTCGCGCCTGCGCACCACGCGGCTGGCGCGCAGCACCAAGCCCTTTCTCGCGCGTGGCGGCTCGGATGTGCCGCGCTGCGCGGGCTGCCGCCTGGTCGTGAGCCACTGCCTGTGTGCGGAGCGCCCGGTGGTGGCCACCAACGCGGGCATGTGCCTGATCATGGCGGACATCGAGCCGCTCAAGCCCAGCAACACGGGCTGGCTGATTGCCGATGTGGTGGCCGACACCTTTGCCTTTGGCTGGGCGCGCACCGAGGTGGACCCCGCGCTCTTGGCCCTGCTGGCCGATCCGCAGTGGCAGCCGTATGTGGTGTTTCCCGGTGAGTTTGTGGCGGCTGAACGGGTGGTGACGCAGCTGATCGAACACCACACCGTTCGGGCTGAGCCTGTCGAAGGGCTGGGCTTCGACAGGCTCAGCCCGAACGGTGGTTTGCTTAAACGGCCTCTGTTTGTGCTGCTGGACGCGACCTGGCCCGAAGCACGCAAGATGTTTCGCAAGAGCCCGTACCTAGACACGCTGCCGGTGCTGAGCCTGGCCTCGGAGCAGATCTCCCGCTACAAACTGCGCCGCAGCCGCCGCGATGACCACTTTTGCACCAGCGAAGTCGGCGCACTATGCCTGGAGCTGGCGGGTGAAGCCCACGCCGCGCAAACGCTGGAAGCCTACCTGGACGTTTTCACCCACCACTACCTGCAGGCCAAACACCAGCAGCCGCCCGACCGCGCGGGGGCGGCGCACGTGCAACTGCGCGCGCTTGCCTTCCCCTGACTTAGGGCAGAGAATTCGTCCCAAAGGGGAGCAATCCTGAATTCGCTGGCGGGGCCGCGCCGCCCAATGTCCTCATAGAGGGACGTAAGCAGGCCCATAGCCCACGTTGGAAAGCGCATCATGGATAGAAGTAATGCGGCACAGCCGCTGGTAACACCACCGAGCCCGGCAACAGGCGTATCGGGTCGACAAAACCGGTTCGCATTTGTGACCGCCGCCGCGCTGGTCGTCTGGGGCGTGGTGATGACGCCGCTGGCCAATTACCCCTGGCCCCCTGTTCCTGGGTATATGACGGCCTTTGGTGCGGCGATGTTCGTGACCAACATACTGCTGGCGGCGCTGCTGTTCAACCGCGGCGTGGCCGAGCGCAGTGCGGCCACCGTGAAGCTGGGCTCGGCCTACCTGTACGTGGCGGCGATTTTTCTGCCACTGATGGCGGCATTTCCCGGTGCGTTTGTTCCCGGCAACATCATTGGTGAGCCTGTCAGTTCGGTGTGGATCTGGATCTTCTGGCACACCGGGTTTGCATCGCTGATCCTGCGCTACGCCATTGCCATCCACCGCGACGCGGCGGGCCAGCGGCCCAAGCGGCCCTGGCCTGCGCGCGAGTTCGTCGGGGTGCTGGCAGGCGTGGTGGCGCTGGCGTGTCTGGGCACCATCGGCCTGCCCTGGCTGCCCGCGCTGTTCACCAACGGCAAGACCTTTTTTGAAGGGCCGATGCAGCTGATTGCCTGGACGGTGCTGGGCGTCAATGTGGCGGCGCTGTACAGCGTGATGCGTATCCGCAACAAGTCGTCGGAGCAGTTGTGGCTGATGGTGGGCATGATCGCGGCGTGTATGGATGTGTGGCTGACCTTTCATGGCACGAACCGGTTTTCGGTGGGCTGGTACCTGGCCAAGGTGGGCAGCCTGTTCACGTCCATGGTGGTGCTGATGTCGCTGTTTGTGGACCTGACGTCGCTGTACCGCCGCGTGACGCAGGCCAACACCCTGCTGGCGCAGCTGGCCAGCCGCGACGGACTGACCGGGCTGGCCAACCGCCGCACCTTCGACGAAAGGCTGGAGACCGAGTGGCGCCGTGCGCAGCGGCTACAGCAGCCGGTGGCCCTGTTGATGGTGGATGTGGACCACTTCAAGCTGTACAACGATACCTACGGCCATCTGGGCGGCGACGACTGTCTGCGCAAAGTGGCACATGCCATCGCCAGCCAGGTGGCGCGGCCCGGCGATCTGGCCACGCGGTACGGGGGCGAAGAATTTGCCGTGATCCTGCCCAACACCGACACCACGGGCGCCAATAACTTGGCAGCGGGCATACGCGACCGCGTGGCCGCGCTGGGACTGGTGCATACGCGCGCAGGGCTGCAACGGGTGTCGGTCAGCGTGGGGGTGGCGGTGATGTGGCCCACCCAGGCGCTGCTGCCTTCGGCCCTGGTGTCTCTGGCAGATACGGCGCTGTACCAGGCCAAACAACTGGGGCGCGACCGCGTGCACCTGGCAGCCGACCCCGCCACCCGAGCGCCCACGGCGCTGGACGCGGTGCCTGCCATGCTGGCTGCGGGCCAGCCGGGTTGATGCGCGCAAATCACTATCTATTTGATAGCTGCTTGCGCACACCTCATAAGGGCTAGAGCCCTATTTGGCATATAAAACTACATGCGCCCCTGCTGGCGCAGCAGCTGCGCACGCTCGCGGATGCCGGCCTGGCCGCGGTGCAGTGCAGCTTCACTGGTGTGCACCGAGTAGGGCCCCATGAACAGTTCATGCGGGTGCTGCACGCCCGAGCCGAGTACGAAGGCGGTGTCGGTCTGCGCTTCAAACGTGATGGCGCCACCGGCGTCGTCAAACACGGCCAGGTCACCCGTGCGCAGGGTGGCGGGCACGGTCAGCGTGCCTTCGCCCACCGCCGCCCAAGCCACGGTGTGGCCCGCAGGCGGCACAAAGCGCCAGGTCTCACCGGCCTTCAGGTGCACACCCAGGTAGGTCATGTTGGACGGTGCGGGGATAGGGCTGACTTTGCCTTCGTACGCACCCAGCAGCACACGCACGGGACCCACATGCGGCACGCCTTCGGGGCCCAGGTAGATGCTGTGCGCTTCGGCCAATTCGAGTTCGGGCGGCATGGCCACCCAGAGCTGGAAACCCAGCACGCGTTCAGTGTTCTCAGGCGCGCCGGTGTGCCAGACGCCGCCGCCGGCCATCATCCATTCCACGCCGCCATTGGGCAACACGCCGCGCGCGCCGTGTTCGCCGGTGGTGTCTTCGTAGGCGGTCTGGCCGCTCATCAAATAGGTGAGCGTGGCAATGCCCGAGTGCGGGTGCATGCCAAAGCGCGGTGGCTCGCCACCAGCGGCGACTTCAAAGCGGTCGAGGAAGATAAAGGGCTTGAGCACTTCGCCCAGGTCGCCAGGGCTGACCAGGCGCGTGATGGCGCCATGCGTGCTGCCGCGCGTGCGGTGAACGATGGGGCGTTGTTGGACGGTAACTTCGGCGGTGGCGGCTGCAGACATGGTGATCTCCTCAAACGGTGAATCAAGCGATGTCTGTAGGTTAGGGCTTGCCCCATTACTTGTGTAGATGCCACAATTGGCATTCACTATGCCATTTTTGTTAGGTTTCACCGCCGGGCCGCCCCTAGGGGAAACAGCCCCCTTTGGGGGGCAGGGATCACTATGCTGGACCTGAACCAAATGGCGCTGTTTGTGCAGGTGGTGCAAGCGGGGAGTTTTGCCGAAGCATCGCGCCGCCTGGGCATGCCGCCCACCACGCTAAGCCGCCAGGTGGCGCAGCTGGAGGACAGCCTGCAGGCCCGGCTGCTGCAGCGCACTACGCGCAAGCTGACGCTGACCGACGCGGGCCGCACGCTGTTTGACCAGAGCGCGGCGCAGATCGCCACGCTGCAGGACGCGGCCAGCGCGCTGGCCGGCAAAGACCAAACGCCCAAGGGCCATGTGCGGGTGGCGGCACCGTCAGGCTTTTTTGACTACTTTCTGATGGACTGGGTGGCGGAGTTTTTGGCCGCGCACCCGGCAGTGCAACTGGAGTTTGTGCTGAGCGACGGCATGGCGGATGTGATTGGCGAGGGCATTGACGTGGCGTTTCGCGGCAGCGGCGAGCTGCCGGACTCCAGCCTGGTGGCGCGCAAAGTGACCAGCAGTTACCTGGCGCTGGCGGCCAGCCCGGCTTATCTGGCCGCGCGCGGCACGCCGCAGACCATAGCCGACCTGACGACACACGACTGCATTTGCCCCGCCCACACGGGCGGCCACGGCACCTGGAACCTGAATAGCCCTGATGGCCCGGTACAAGTGCCCGTGAAAGGCCGCCTGGGTGCCAGCACCGGCCAGGCACAGCGCCAGGCCGCCGAGTCGGGGCTGGGCATTTGCCTGCTGCCCATCAACGCGCTGCGCGACAGCCTGCGTGATGGCACGCTGGTGGAGGTGTTGCCGGGCGTGGCCAGTGCACCGGCCGGCCTGTTTGTGGTCTACCCCAGCCGCCGCCATGTGCCGCGCGCGGTGACGGCGTTTGTGGAGATGGCGGTACAGCGGTTGATGGCAGTGATTTGACGCTTCTGGGGCAAGGTGCTCTGGACCCTCGCTTGCGTTCGCTAGCCCACTGAGTTTGACATCCGGTACTTGCTACAGTGGACAGGCACCATCAGGAGGCTCCTGTGCTCGACATCTCACGAAGGCAGTTCACCCTCTCGGCTCCGGCCTTGTTGGCCGGTACGCCGCTCATGTCCGCGTGCAGCCCGGACGCCAACGCCACAAGCTACGAAGACCTGGTGGCCGCAACCTGGCGCCCCGCTGCGGTAACGGGTGTCAACGGCGACGCACTCCACCGCGAACTGGTCCGCTACGCGACACTGGCTCCCTCCAGCCATAACACCCAGTGCTGGAAATTCAGGCTTGCCCAGCAGACCATCACGGTGGTGCCTGATGTATCGCGGCGATGCCCGGCGGTTGATCCGGATGACCACCATCTGTGGGTGTCTCTGGGATGCGCCACGGAGAATCTGGCCCAAGCAGCCTTGGCCCACGGACAGCTGGCCGATGCCCGCTATGACACGGCCCAACAGGCCGTGCAGATCACACTGGCACCCACGCGCGCCCAGGCCTCTGCGTTGTTCCAGGCCATTCCATCGCGCCAGTGCACGCGCGGCGACTATGACGGCAAACCCCTGTCGACCACAGACCTGGATTTATTACAGCGTGCCGGCACCGCAAACGGCGTGCGCATGCTGCTGCTGACCGAGCGCCCAGCCATGGAAAACGTGCTCGACTTTGTCGTTCAGGCCAACACAGCACAAATGGCCTCCACGGACTTCATGAAGGAACTCAAGACATGGATTCGTTTCAACGGCACGGAGGCCGTTCGCACGCGGGACGGCTTGTTCAGCCTTACATCCGACAACCCGACCATCCCCACCTGGCTGGGTGAGCTGGCCTTCGGCATGTTTTTCAAACCTCAGGGGGAGAACGACAAGTACACGCGCCAGATTCGCAGCTCCGCCGGCATCGCCGTGTTTGTCAGCGACGTCGCCGACAAGGCACATTGGGTGGAGGTGGGCCGCTGCTACGAACGGTTTGCGCTGCAGGCCACGGCATTGGGCATCCGCAATGCGTTTCTGAACCAGCCTGTGGAAGTGTCATCCGTGCGGCCATCCTTTTCCGCGGCCCTCGGACTCGGTGACCTGCGTCCGGATCTGGTGGTGCGGTTTGGGCGCGGCCCCACCATGCCGTCTTCACTGCGCAGACCGGTTCAAGCCGTGCTGCTGTGAACAGGCCTTAGTTGCGTCGCGGCCCGCATTGGAGTTCGGGACTTTTCACTTCGTTGCACTGGTCAAAGGCTTCGGGTTTGATGCCGCCTTGCGTGGTCTTGAAGGGGCCAAAGCATTCACTGCTTTCATCGTAAATACGCCACCACGTCTGGCAGTCCGTACTGTCTGTGACCAGCTGGGCCGGACGCTTGGTGCGGACTGGCGTCTCTGCACCTGCCGGTGCGGCGGGGCTGGAAGGTGTCTTTGGGGGCATGCCCTGTTCATGGCTGCGTAACAAGGAGCGCTCATCAGCAGCACGCTTTTCAGCGTCCCGTTGCTGTTCCGGCGAAAGTTCGTATTTCTGGGAGTTGGTGCAGCTTGCAGAATTTTGATAACCATCCGGGACTACATCTGACATCTGCGTGCGCCCGTTCGCATCCACCCAGCGACAGATGGACGTGGCACCAAGGGCAGAGGTCAGCAGCATCAGCGTCAGGCCTACCAGCGGGAACGTCTGACGGCCACGCCGCAGGGTCGCGGCATGGCG belongs to Rhodoferax saidenbachensis and includes:
- a CDS encoding DUF4124 domain-containing protein, which gives rise to MPLRIFKRHAATLRRGRQTFPLVGLTLMLLTSALGATSICRWVDANGRTQMSDVVPDGYQNSASCTNSQKYELSPEQQRDAEKRAADERSLLRSHEQGMPPKTPSSPAAPAGAETPVRTKRPAQLVTDSTDCQTWWRIYDESSECFGPFKTTQGGIKPEAFDQCNEVKSPELQCGPRRN